In Fimbriiglobus ruber, a genomic segment contains:
- a CDS encoding DUF4058 family protein, translating into MPLLDHFHPPQSLNCDWPSVHGTWITTILQRLNASVLSPGYVARSFVRLGNSVEVDVSALRWQQPHSFESGNGAGRVAVAPHVYAPPTAPIAGAADFTDPDLFEVQIFRGEGQWQMVAAIELVSEANKDRPETRRAFAVKCASYLQRGISVVFVDVVTTRSADFHTELGRLLHWPAEFHWTSPSGLSAISYRAVAREEEVHLEVWPHALAVGTALPTVPLWLAPDLAVPLELELTYAAACQSLRLDNSPPNP; encoded by the coding sequence GTGCCGTTACTCGATCATTTTCACCCCCCTCAGTCGCTGAATTGTGATTGGCCGTCCGTCCACGGTACGTGGATCACAACGATCCTCCAGCGATTGAATGCGAGCGTTCTCTCGCCGGGCTATGTGGCCCGCTCGTTCGTTCGCTTGGGAAACTCGGTTGAAGTTGATGTCAGCGCGTTACGGTGGCAACAGCCTCATTCGTTCGAGTCGGGAAACGGTGCGGGTAGGGTGGCGGTCGCGCCCCATGTTTATGCTCCGCCAACCGCACCGATCGCCGGGGCAGCCGACTTCACCGACCCGGACCTATTTGAGGTGCAGATTTTTCGCGGCGAGGGGCAGTGGCAGATGGTCGCTGCAATCGAGTTGGTGAGCGAAGCCAACAAAGACCGGCCCGAAACCCGGCGTGCGTTCGCGGTCAAATGCGCAAGCTACTTGCAGCGCGGGATCTCGGTGGTATTCGTCGATGTCGTAACGACGCGGTCGGCCGACTTCCACACCGAACTCGGCCGGTTGTTGCATTGGCCGGCCGAGTTCCACTGGACGTCTCCGTCCGGTCTGTCGGCGATCAGTTACCGCGCAGTCGCTCGGGAAGAAGAGGTTCACCTGGAAGTGTGGCCACACGCCCTCGCGGTCGGCACCGCGTTGCCGACCGTCCCGCTGTGGCTCGCGCCAGACCTGGCAGTGCCTTTGGAACTCGAACTGACTTATGCAGCCGCGTGCCAATCGCTACGACTCGATAACTCACCCCCAAATCCATAA
- a CDS encoding choice-of-anchor X domain-containing protein has translation MSPLPAAEPIPTGLGDLTPIVKLFGMALVADANPTKPVDPGAAIRHEPVQPKPNVPVLVTARLAAGTTRATLKLQAVAPGKYIRKSDADYEKAWTELPMRDDGLEGDEKAGDSVFSVRVPPSYQRHRWLLRYRIVATDKTGKTVQSPAADDTCPNFAWWCDAGPAPWTGARDPGKTPPETFSAEFLGTLQTFHLLARADDVARSQWDGNAHKQKQQGTLVYRGVVYDHIQYSNRGQASAHMSGKNKWGLKLNRGHDVPLVDHDGVPFPAPCDSLNLNPGGSTPHIPVHRGIGGLDEVLSMRAYRLAGVPSPPTTWVQWRVVDGAEEVSAGNQYKGDLWGLYVVIGEMKPKLLADRPLPDGLTVSIQSGVKHTPRGMTDATKEWEKFLAGMRSDPKEAWWRENLDLPAYYSFHALNRLLGNVDLRPDGNHGYYRRPDGRWAPIPWDNDMMFVPRQHQPGHIEAIGCLKHPAIALEYRNRAREILDLFAADAGDRGGQVGQLAADLGAVLTPKTFAVDWPRLDAALWNQHPRMNQKGTYFVNPGTADHWGGRWTRTLATNDFAGFRRYVVDFCTDSRPMKNYAPNDGDQRGYGWGYLAHEAKDDKIPATPTVQQPTSGRFQFEASAFISPAGHKPAALEWRVGRVGQRGWYELDERWRTEVKSGREVGIPPEAFKEPGEYRVRARWRDSTGRCGHWSSPVNVSVR, from the coding sequence GTGTCACCGCTCCCGGCCGCGGAGCCGATACCCACCGGACTGGGGGACCTGACACCGATCGTGAAACTCTTCGGAATGGCCCTCGTCGCAGATGCGAACCCGACGAAGCCGGTCGATCCAGGGGCAGCGATCCGCCATGAGCCAGTTCAGCCGAAGCCCAATGTGCCGGTGCTGGTCACCGCCCGGTTGGCAGCGGGCACGACCCGAGCCACCCTGAAATTGCAGGCCGTTGCCCCCGGCAAATACATTCGTAAATCTGACGCCGACTACGAAAAGGCGTGGACCGAGTTGCCCATGCGCGACGACGGCCTGGAGGGAGACGAGAAAGCTGGCGACAGTGTTTTCAGCGTCCGCGTCCCGCCATCGTACCAGCGCCACCGCTGGCTGCTGCGATACCGGATCGTGGCGACCGACAAGACCGGCAAAACGGTGCAGTCGCCCGCGGCCGACGACACCTGCCCCAACTTCGCGTGGTGGTGCGACGCCGGCCCCGCCCCGTGGACCGGTGCCCGTGATCCCGGCAAGACCCCGCCGGAGACGTTCTCCGCGGAGTTCCTCGGCACGCTGCAAACCTTCCACCTCCTGGCCCGAGCCGACGACGTCGCGCGGAGCCAGTGGGACGGCAACGCCCACAAGCAGAAACAGCAGGGGACGCTCGTCTACCGCGGTGTCGTCTACGATCACATCCAGTACAGCAATCGCGGTCAGGCGAGCGCCCACATGTCTGGCAAGAACAAGTGGGGGCTGAAGCTCAACCGTGGCCACGACGTCCCGCTCGTCGACCACGACGGGGTGCCGTTTCCCGCCCCGTGCGACAGCCTCAACTTGAACCCCGGCGGCTCCACCCCGCACATTCCTGTACACCGCGGCATCGGGGGTCTCGACGAGGTGCTGTCGATGCGGGCCTACCGTCTCGCCGGTGTCCCCAGCCCGCCGACTACATGGGTCCAGTGGCGCGTGGTCGACGGGGCCGAGGAAGTGTCTGCCGGGAACCAGTACAAGGGCGATCTGTGGGGACTTTATGTCGTGATCGGCGAGATGAAGCCGAAATTGCTCGCCGACCGCCCGTTGCCGGACGGCCTGACCGTCAGCATCCAGAGCGGCGTCAAGCACACCCCCCGCGGCATGACCGATGCCACCAAGGAGTGGGAGAAGTTCCTGGCCGGGATGCGGTCCGACCCCAAGGAAGCCTGGTGGCGAGAAAACCTCGACCTGCCGGCGTATTACAGCTTCCACGCGCTCAACCGACTACTGGGCAACGTCGACCTGCGGCCCGACGGAAACCACGGCTACTACCGCCGCCCCGACGGCCGGTGGGCTCCGATTCCCTGGGATAACGACATGATGTTCGTCCCCCGCCAGCACCAACCCGGCCACATCGAGGCGATCGGCTGCCTCAAGCACCCGGCGATCGCACTCGAATACCGCAACCGTGCGCGGGAGATTCTCGACCTATTTGCCGCCGACGCGGGCGACCGCGGTGGCCAGGTCGGGCAATTGGCCGCCGATCTCGGGGCCGTGCTGACGCCGAAGACGTTTGCCGTCGACTGGCCCCGGCTCGACGCGGCGCTCTGGAACCAACACCCACGGATGAACCAAAAGGGAACGTACTTCGTTAACCCTGGCACCGCCGACCACTGGGGCGGGCGGTGGACGCGGACCCTGGCGACTAACGACTTCGCCGGCTTCCGCCGGTACGTCGTCGATTTCTGCACCGATTCCCGCCCGATGAAGAACTACGCCCCGAACGACGGCGACCAGCGCGGCTACGGCTGGGGTTACCTCGCCCACGAGGCCAAGGACGACAAAATCCCCGCCACGCCGACGGTACAGCAGCCAACCAGCGGCCGGTTTCAGTTCGAGGCGTCGGCCTTCATTTCCCCTGCCGGTCACAAGCCGGCGGCGCTGGAATGGCGGGTCGGACGTGTGGGTCAACGGGGTTGGTACGAACTCGACGAGCGTTGGCGGACGGAAGTCAAATCGGGCCGCGAGGTCGGCATCCCGCCGGAAGCGTTCAAGGAACCCGGCGAATACCGCGTCCGCGCCCGCTGGCGAGACTCGACCGGCCGCTGCGGGCACTGGAGTTCGCCGGTCAATGTCAGCGTGCGGTGA
- a CDS encoding DUF1559 domain-containing protein: MHDERDDTTSVNPSNRIATAALVFGVLGFGGGLTAIPAVVCGAIGLTRAGHRNGSGKGMAFAGLILGAVGVLLLLLPSVIKVHRPSALGGSKNKIKQITIGLHAYHDTYAGFPGPYVLPPAGQAPPASSGRLSWRVPLLPYVEQQSLYNRINLAEAWDGPTNGPVTRTPVPTYYDSRGADVEPTNQTPYRVFVGSGAIFEENKPGKKYADVADGTSNTILMAESECFVPWAQYNELPFDPDGPLPPLGARHGDVFLAGMADGSVRAVKKSISPQVLKAAITANGGEQLPPDW; encoded by the coding sequence ATGCACGACGAAAGAGACGATACCACCTCCGTCAATCCGTCGAACCGGATCGCGACGGCCGCCCTGGTGTTCGGCGTCCTCGGCTTCGGCGGCGGACTGACGGCGATCCCGGCCGTCGTCTGCGGTGCCATCGGGTTGACCCGCGCCGGCCACCGCAACGGGAGCGGAAAGGGCATGGCTTTCGCCGGGTTGATCCTTGGTGCCGTCGGAGTCCTTCTCCTCTTACTGCCCTCCGTCATCAAAGTTCATCGCCCCTCTGCGCTGGGTGGGTCAAAGAACAAAATCAAACAAATTACGATTGGCCTGCACGCCTACCACGACACGTACGCCGGGTTCCCCGGCCCGTACGTTCTGCCGCCCGCGGGCCAAGCGCCGCCCGCGTCATCCGGGCGGTTGAGTTGGCGCGTGCCCTTGCTGCCGTATGTCGAGCAACAGAGCCTTTACAACCGGATCAATCTCGCGGAGGCGTGGGACGGACCGACCAATGGACCAGTCACCCGTACTCCGGTCCCGACGTACTACGATTCGCGGGGCGCCGACGTGGAACCGACCAACCAGACGCCGTACCGCGTGTTCGTCGGAAGTGGGGCAATTTTTGAGGAGAACAAACCGGGTAAAAAGTACGCCGACGTGGCCGACGGGACGTCGAACACGATCCTGATGGCTGAGTCCGAGTGTTTTGTTCCCTGGGCCCAGTACAACGAACTCCCGTTCGACCCCGATGGCCCCCTACCACCACTTGGCGCCCGCCACGGGGACGTGTTTCTGGCGGGGATGGCTGACGGGTCGGTTCGAGCAGTCAAGAAGTCGATCAGCCCGCAAGTGTTAAAGGCTGCCATCACCGCGAATGGCGGGGAACAATTGCCGCCCGATTGGTGA